A genomic stretch from Saccharomyces paradoxus chromosome XVI, complete sequence includes:
- the SSU1 gene encoding Ssu1p (Plasma membrane sulfite pump involved in sulfite metabolism~similar to YPL092W): protein MVANWVLAVTRQFDPFMFVMVMGVGISSNILYNFPYPARWLRICSYIMFAITCLIFIAVQALQLLHLIIYIKEKSFREYFNDFFRNMKHNLFWGTYPMGLVTIINFLGALSKEYTTKSPTNARNLMIFVYVLWWYDLAVSLVIAWGISFLIWHDYYSLEGIGNYPSYNIRMASENMKSVLLLDIIPLVVVASSCGTFTMSEIFGHAFNRNIQLITLVICALTWLHAIIFVFILIAIYFWSLYINKIPPMTQVFTLFLLLGPMGQGSFGVLLLTDNIKKYVSKYYQTDNVTREQEILTIAVPWCFKVLGIISAMALLAMGYFFTVISVISILSYYNKKEIESETGKVKRVYTFHKGFWGMTFPMGTMSLGNEELYVQYDQYVPLYAFRVLGTIYGGICICWSILCLLCTLHEYSKKILHAARKSSLFSESNTEKTTVSPYNSIESVEESNSALDFTRLA, encoded by the coding sequence atggttGCCAATTGGGTACTTGCTGTCACGAGGCAGTTCGATCCCTTTATGTTTGTTATGGTCATGGGTGTCGGTATTTCATCGAATATTCTATATAACTTCCCATATCCTGCAAGATGGCTAAGAATATGCTCATATATCATGTTCGCTATCACGTGCCTTATTTTCATTGCTGTACAGGCGCTGCAACTGTTACATTTGATTATATACATCAAGGAGAAAAGCTTCAGAGAATATTTCAATGACTTTTTCAGAAATATGAAGCACAATTTATTTTGGGGTACTTATCCCATGGGGTTAGTTACAATTATAAATTTCTTAGGAGCACTTTCAAAAGAGTACACTACGAAAAGCCCTACTAATGCCAGGAACTTGATGATATTTGTTTATGTCCTGTGGTGGTATGATCTCGCAGTCAGCTTAGTAATAGCTTGGGGTATCTCATTTCTTATCTGGCATGACTATTACTCTTTGGAAGGGATTGGAAATTATCCTTCATATAATATTAGAATGGCATCCGAGAACATGAAAAGTGTATTGCTGCTGGATATCATTCCGCTAGTCGTCGTCGCTTCAAGTTGTGGAACATTCACAATGTCAGAAATATTTGGTCATGCGTTCAATAGAAACATTCAACTGATAACGTTGGTCATATGTGCCTTGACCTGGCTACATGCCATTATTTTCGTCTTCATACTGATCGCGATATACTTCTGGAGTCTCTATATCAATAAGATACCACCGATGACGCAGGTTTTCACGCTGTTCCTGCTTTTGGGACCGATGGGCCAAGGCAGTTTTGGGGTTTTGTTGCTTACAgacaatataaaaaaatacgtGAGCAAATATTACCAAACGGATAACGTTACTAGAGAACAAGAAATACTGACTATTGCAGTTCCATGGTGTTTCAAAGTTCTAGGCATTATCTCTGCTATGGCGTTGCTCGCTATGGGCTACTTCTTTACTGTGATTTCCGTCATTTCAATCCTGTCGTattacaataaaaaagagattGAAAGTGAGACAGGGAAAGTGAAGAGAGTTTATACCTTCCACAAAGGTTTTTGGGGAATGACTTTCCCAATGGGTACTATGTCTCTAGGGAACGAAGAGCTATATGTGCAATATGACCAGTACGTTCCCCTATATGCATTCAGAGTCCTAGGGACCATATACGGCGGTATTTGCATTTGTTGGTCAATTTTATGTCTATTATGCACGCTACATGAGTATTCGAAAAAGATCCTCCATGCTGCCCGTAAATCTTCACTATTTTCAGAGTCAAATACGGAGAAGACGACCGTTTCTCCGTATAATAGCATTGAAAGCGTGGAAGAATCAAACTCGGCTCTAGATTTCACGCGTTTAGCATAA
- the GLR1 gene encoding glutathione-disulfide reductase GLR1 (Cytosolic and mitochondrial glutathione oxidoreductase~similar to YPL091W): MLSATKQSFRTLQIRTMSTNIKHYDYLVIGGGSGGVASARRAASYGAKTLLVEAKALGGTCVNVGCVPKKVMWYASDLATRVSHAKEYGLYQNLPLDKKHLTFNWPEFKQKRDAYVHRLNGIYQKNLDKEKVDVVFGWARFNKDGNVEVQKRDNTTEVYSANHILVATGGKAIFPESIPGFELGTDSDGFFRLEEQPKKVVVVGAGYIGIELAGVFHGLGSETHLVIRGETVLRKFDECIQSTITDHYINEGINVHKLSKIVKVEKNEETNKLKIHMNDSKSIDDVDELIWTIGRKSHLGMGSENVGIKLNSHDQIIADEYQNTNVSNIYSLGDVVGKVELTPVAIAAGRKLSNRLFGPEKFRNDKLDYENVPSVIFSHPEAGSIGISEKEAIEKYGKENIKVYNSKFTAMYYAMLSEKSPTRYKIVCVGPDEKVVGLHIVGDSSAEILQGFGVAIKMGATKADFDNCVAIHPTSAEELVTMR, translated from the coding sequence ATGCTTTCAGCAACTAAACAATCATTTAGGACTTTACAGATAAGAACAATGTCTACGAATATCAAGCACTACGATTATCTCGTTATCGGGGGTGGCTCAGGAGGTGTTGCTTCCGCAAGGAGAGCTGCATCTTATGGTGCGAAGACCTTACTAGTGGAAGCTAAGGCACTTGGTGGCACCTGTGTTAACGTGGGTTGTGTCCCTAAGAAAGTCATGTGGTATGCTTCTGACCTGGCTACTAGAGTATCTCATGCAAAGGAGTATGGATTATATCAGAATCTTCCATTAGATAAAAAGCATTTGACTTTTAATTGGCCAGAATTCAAGCAGAAAAGGGACGCTTATGTCCATAGATTGAACGGTATATACCAGAAGAATTtggataaagaaaaagtggATGTTGTATTTGGATGGGCCAGGTTTAATAAGGACGGTAACGTTGAAGTGCAGAAAAGAGATAATACCACTGAAGTCTACTCGGCTAATCATATTTTAGTCGCAACCGGCGGAAAGGCTATTTTCCCTGAAAGCATACCAGGTTTCGAATTAGGAACCGATTCTGACGGGTTCTTCAGGTTAGAAGAGCAACCCAAGAAAGTTGTTGTCGTTGGTGCTGGTTATATTGGTATTGAGTTAGCAGGTGTTTTCCATGGGCTAGGCTCCGAAACGCACTTGGTCATTAGAGGTGAAACTGTCTTgagaaaatttgatgaatgCATCCAGAGCACCATTACCGACCATTACATAAACGAGGGCATCAATGTTCATAAACTATCCAAAATTGTTAAGGTGgagaagaatgaagaaaccaacaaattgaaaatacaTATGAATGACTCAAAGTCCATTGATGACGTTGACGAATTAATTTGGACAATTGGACGTAAATCCCATCTCGGTATGGGTTCAGAAAACGTAGGTATAAAGCTGAACTCTCATGACCAAATCATTGCTGATGAATATCAAAATACCAATGTTTCTAACATTTATTCTTTAGGTGACGTTGTTGGAAAAGTTGAATTGACTCCTGTCGCCATTGCAGCAGGTAGAAAGTTATCTAATAGATTGTTTGGTCCTGAGAAATTTCGCAATGACAAACTTGATTATGAAAACGTCCCCAGTGTAATATTTTCACACCCAGAAGCCGGTTCCATTGGTATTTCTGAGAAGGaagccattgaaaaatacggTAAGGAGAATATTAAAGTCTACAATTCTAAATTCACCGCTATGTACTATGCTATGTTGAGTGAAAAATCGCCTACAAGATATAAAATTGTCTGTGTGGGGCCAGATGAGAAGGTTGTCGGTCTGCACATTGTTGGTGATTCCTCTGCAGAAATCTTGCAAGGGTTTGGTGTTGCCATAAAGATGGGTGCCACCAAGGCtgattttgataattgTGTTGCTATTCATCCAACTAGCGCAGAAGAATTGGTTACTATGAGATGA